The DNA window gacacgactgagcgactgaactgaactgactgaagataaAAGAACTCTTCAGATGTGAAGCTTACACACAGGCAGGCCCTCTGTGTATTTGTGGATTCCATGTTTGAGGACCGGTCCCCCGTGTTAGGTGCTCAGGCTGCCACAATGCAGAGCCATACATGGATGGTTGCATGGCAGGAATGATTTCTCAGTCTGCGTGCTGGCAGCCACAGCTAGGTGCCGCAGGGCTGGACCCCCTGAGGCTCCCCGCTGGCGTGGAGAGGCTATCTCCTGCTGTGTCTTCACAGCGTGTTTCACGTGTTTCTGGACCGCTGGTGTCTTCCCCTTGTAAGGACACCAGCCTAGGGGATGAGGTCCTCCccggtgtgtgtctgtgtccttgtCCCTCTTTTCACGAGGACAGCGGTGTATCAGGCCAGGATGCACCCTCAGGCTGAGCTATCTTAGCTTGATCACCCATTTAAAGGACCTGTCTGCAAATAAGTTCACATTCTAAGTGCTGGGGGTTGGGACCTCAACACAGGAATTTGGGGGGATGCAAGTCAGTCTGTATCATCTACtctctgacatttatttttgACCCCGAATCAATTCTCATGGCCCTTTTCACAGTCACTCACTGAGCAGAGCAGACGAGGTGGAGAATCTGAGTGGCCGGACACACATGTCCTCAGCCGAGGGCGACGGGGCACCTCCGCCTGCTTGTTTCAGCTTGTGCTGCAAACCAGCCTCCTTTCCAGGCCAGCTGAGTGCCAGGTCTTTCACATCTTTGTGCTTTTTCCCGGTGATTTTGCTTTTCTCATGGCTCAAGCACAGTGGGAATGCTGTCTTGGGTCCCAAGTTCAGGAGGCTGGGCTGTGACCTCTGGAGAAAGTAGGGTGTCACAGAGGAGCTTGGTTACAGGAGTGAGTTATGGGGCTGCAGGCGGGAGCTCAGGGTTAGTGAATCAACAACACACATGAAATCAGCTGTCTTTACTTAGAAACACACACCAAGCAAGCTCAAGTATTGATTGGCTGATAAAACTGTTGTGGCCAGAGGCTGGCAGAACCCTGACCCTGTGCTTCCCTGGGAGCCACGGCTCACTAGCTGCTAATTTGTCTTTCACAGCAACTTTATAGGATGTTCCTACCGCCAATAAATAGaccaactacatttttttttccttaagattttcttttttttttgactcggaccatttttaaagtctttactgaatttgttacaatgttgtttctgttttaggttttgttGTTTGGCCCAGAGGTATGTGTGATCTTAGCTTCCTGTGTGCGTGCTAACTTACTTAGCTCCCCACATGTGTgccaagttacttcagtcatgtccaactctgcgatcccatgaaccaggcgcctctgtccataggattccgcaggcaagaatactggagaggactgccatgccctcttccaggggatcgtctcaacccaggaatcgaacacacatctcttgtgtcatcggcaggtgggtgctttacctctagtgccccctgggaagccgcttcagttccctgactagggatgaaATCTGCACCCCTTGCATCGGAAGATGAAGTCGTAaacacgggaccaccagggaagtcccaagaaccaACTAGATTATTAGGTAGATTAACAGAAGAGGAGGTGTATTTTGCACCTGCATAATTAGAATGGATTTTAGGTGGtttgttattgttttaataaatctctgtgcacacacacagcgcAACCCTTAGCACACAGCTGTGAATTCAAGGAGGAGCCCAGACCTGGATGAAAAGGGTCTTGTTTTCCCAGAATCCAGGGTGGGAGGGGCTGTGTGTGAGAGGCCAAGTGTGAGCAGGAAAAGCTGCACAGGCGAGCTGGAAACATTGGTGCCCATTGCCTTCATCCGCCATCCTTCATCTATCCCCGGGTCCACTTTGCAGAGCCAGGCTGGGCCACCTGCTGCACCATGTGTGACCCACAGTTTTGGCCAATAGGTGAGGCTGGCAAACCGGAGAGGAAGTTGTTAAGGCCTGAGATGTAAGTCGACATGAACTTACATCTGAGTGTGGTGGTGTCTCTGAGTGACATGAGCTTGTATTGGCCGTGATTGGCAGGACTTTCCTGAGCTGAGGGTCCCTGCAATGGATGCCCCAAGGAAGAGTCACAGCTCTCTCCAACCGTCGCTGCAGTGGGGGGATCCCAGAACCCGAGACTGTGTCACCTTATGTGGCAAGCAGGGAAATAAGGTTCCATAAAGAGCAGACTGTAAGAGAGGGGATGATCCCCAGGAGGGACCAGCCCTGCTGACTTGGATCTGAGCCCAGTGAGACGCAGGTGGGCTTCTGGTCTCCAACCCACAAGGTGGTACGTTTATGCTGTTTCAGCCACCAAGTCCGCGGTCTTTTCACGGTTATCATACTCCAACTGTCCAAAAAACCTTTGTTGTGGAATAATCCTTTTTAGTAGTTATAGCAGCTGCTGGAAACTGATATGGTGCTGTCGTCTTGGCCTTGAATGGTCCCAAGGGCTCTGCAAGAAGGCCTCTGTGAGAAgtggcaggcttccctgatggctcagcaggtgaagaatctgcctgcgacgcaggagacgtgggagatgagggttcgatccctgagtcgggaagatccctttgaggcggaaatggcaacccactccagtattcttgcctggagaatcccatggacagaggagcctggcaggctgcagtccaaagggtcacaacagagttggacgtgactgaatgatTAAGTATACAAGAAGCTGCATGAGGACCCGAAGATGTGCCGGGTGGGTAAGTCTTGCCGCCTGGACGATGCATGAGAAAGCTAGCTGGGGTGGGAATGGCCTCTATTGtgctgtgggtggggaggggatggtgCATTAGTGTAGGGCTCCCAGAGGCCAGGCTACTGAGAAGTATGAAAGTCTTAAAGCCAGGGGTGTCCTGACTGTGGTGGGTCTCCCTGGAATGCCTTCTGGGCCGCAGGTGGACAAGTAGACCAGTCACACACCTGGCACAGGGCAGGGCACCTGCTTGAAGGACCCTGGCTCTGTTTGTTCCCAGGCCTTGAGGTTTGCAGGGACGGTGTCCAGAGGAGACTCCTGCACACGCGGTTTCTGTTTGCCAAAGCAAACCTGCCTCCCCTCCTGGATGCAGACAGACgccatgacaggcctccctggtgCTGGAGTCACAGGCTCTTTTTAGCTTCTGAGCTGCACTTTTTGTCCTTTGCAAGGTTTTTACAAGTACGCATCATTTTTGTAATCACCAAGATGTAAGGGAGGTAATTCTGTCCTAAAGAAATGCAACCAATCCTGGTGGCTGTGGGGCTGGGAGACCCCTTGGGTGcctgtttgctcatctgtgaaGCAGGGGTATGAGCTCCCACTCAGGGGGCAGCCGTGGGATCACAGGGGACCATGTGTGCAGAGGGGGCACTGTCCCTGGCACACAGAtccttccctggggaagggagaggacagTCTTCCCTGTACACCTGGGAAAGCATGGGGGACACAGAGTCACCCACAGAGAAGCTCCCTGGGGGCCCCGTCCTCCTGGTGTAGGGAGCTCCAGCTGGTCagtgctgcagccagggctgggagAGGTGGGCGCGCAGCCTGGCCGGCCCACGATTCTGCTGACTGGGCGGCCTGCCTCCTGAGCTCGCGCTTTCCAGACAAATCCCTCTAATGCCTCCTTTCTGCCCTGGCGTATATAGGCAGGGCCTGCATCCCAGTTCCTCAGTGCGCTGCCCACAGGCCCTGCTCTGACCATCTCTTCGCCCCGGGTGCCCACAGAGCCGCTGCCCACCATGGATATCGCCATTCAGCACCCCTGGTTCAAACGCACCCTGGGCCCCTTCTACCCCAGCCGGCTGTTCGACCAGTTCTTCGGCGAGGGCCTCTTCGAGTACGACCTGCTGCCcttcctgtcctccaccatcagCCCCTACTACCGCCAGTCCCTCTTCCGCACCGTGCTGGACTCCGGCATCTCTGAGGTGAGACCATGGGCACGCTGTTCCCTGCTGCGGCCATGGGGTGGGCAGGATAGGAGACAGGGGCTTCTGAGAGCTGCCGGGGGCACCCTTGCTCCAAGTGCTCCCATTGTGTCTCGTGAAGCGGGTGGTGAGGGCCGCGGGGCCACTTTCCCTTCTCGCCCCATCTCGTCCCCCCGGACGCAGAGGCCAGGCAGGCCGTTCCCCCAGCAGAGTCTCCGTGCCTCTGGGGTGGTGGGAAGAGGAGCCCACCCACTGTTTATGCCTCCTGCCCTCCACTCATGACCTGTATGTGGTTGGTGAGGTCCCCACCATCACCTGGGGTCTCCGAGAACAGCGCCACTGGGGCATGGGTGATGGAGGGCCAAGCTTCGTGCTCCAAGGCTGCACTTGCTCTCTGGCTGGATACCCGGGGTGGACTGTGCTGCCCGAGTTCGGGTTGGAGGCCTTCTGTCTGAAACCGTCTGCAGCCAGAGCTGCAGAGTTTGCCTAGCCATCCAAGGCCAGGCCCCCGAGGGCAGACAAGGAGGCCCACGGGCCTTCCCTCCACAGGGTCCAGCTCTCTGGGGGTGCAGGGTCTCACCACTGCCTAAAACACAGAGACCTGCCCTGAGCTGGTGCAAGGCTGAGCACTCCGAGGAGTGAAGGGGGAGTATGTGAGGAGCTGGGTGGTCTGTTCAGACCACTGGGAACATCTGTCCATGTGCAGAGACAGGGCCCCAGGCTGTTGATGGAGAGGCGGGCAAGGGCCAATTGCTTGGTCTCACCGGCCATCTGAACAAACCATAACCAGTGACAACCATAACCGGCTAGTCAACCAACCCATAACCTTCCAATAAGCCAGCAACTAAGCCATAACCAACCCTACAACCATAACCCACCAATCTACAACAGGCTACTCAACCCCTCACCAGTCAGGCAGAGAGCAGACCTCCGAGGTTCTGGTTGTCGGCCGAGTGTCCACTCGCTCCTGAGTCCCGGGTGCCCCTGTCTCCGGGCACTCGGAGGGAGCAGTCAGAGCCCTGATGGTACTTTCTGTTCCGATAACCCGGGACCGAGCCCTGGCCGCCCAGCTCCGGCCGCTCCAGCCAGCCCCCGTCCCTGAGCCGCAGCTCCGCGGGACCCACACAGGTGCTTGGTTTCAGGTCCGATCCGACCGGGACAAGTTTGTCATCTTCCTGGATGTGAAGCACTTCTCTCCCGAGGACCTGACGGTGAAGGTGCAGGAGGACTTCGTGGAGATCCACGGCAAGCACAACGAGCGGCAGGTGAGCCTGGGACCGGCCGCAGCCTCCGCTGAGAGGCAGGACCGCGGCCCCCAGATCGTGGCCAACCCCGGTGACTGGGAGGCCGCTCCTGAGCCCTGCGCAGGCCGGGGCAGCGTGGCACCTGAAAGGATCCCCACTCGGGCACTGCTTGGCATCCCTAGCTATGTCCAGACACCTGGGTGACGGGGTGGGATTAGGAAAGACCCAGGAGACGCTGCACTGAGGGGCGAGCTCCTAGCCAGGCAGGCTTCCACACCAGTCTCACTTGGGGGGATGGTGCAGCCAACGACTCCCATCGAGCCCAGGTGCCTGGTGCCCGTTGtcttgggggcaggggcaggggcacaGCCTGGCTCGAGGACCCCAGCTAGGACAGGTCAGAGAccagggcttctccagtggtGGGGGAGCTGGACTTGGGGGACAGACCCCACCCATCTGCTGTCCTTCCCTCCTGGGGCCCTAGAGACAAGCCCGGGCACTCCCCGGGGGTTCCGAGTCTACACCTGGAGGGCCTGGAAGCCGGGCCAGGGCATCAGGAGATGAGAGTGTCTGGGTGTGGCTTTCCATTTAGACGGATGGCAGAGACCTGAGCCTAAACGGTCTTGGGGCCACAGGTGAAGGGGAAGTTGGACTTGAGGGTGGGGCCAGGGCAGGACCATTCACGAGATGCTGGAATGAAATTAGTGAGGAGCCAAGGGCCCTGGGCAGGCCCAGATCTCacgcagggaggcagggaggtccAGGGCTCTGGACACGGCCCAGCACCCGCCGCCCACTGCCCGGGAGAGCGTCGTGGGTTTGACCTTGTGCGGCCTGGGCCTCCTCCACGGGGGCCAGGGGCCGCCAGCGGCTGCAGTGCCTCTGACCGTGCCCTCCCCGTCCCCAGGATGACCATGGCTACATCTCCCGCGAGTTCCACCGCCGCTACCGCCTGCCTTCCAATGTGGACCAGTCCGCACTCTCCTGCTCCCTGTCCGCTGATGGCATGCTGACCTTCTCTGGCCCCAAGATCCCATCTGGCGTGGACGCCGGCCACAGCGAGCGGGCCATCCCCGTGTCCCGGGAGGAGAAGCCCAGCTCTGCGCCCTCGTCCTAAGCTCGGCCTTGGCCTCGGCTGCCACCCGCTGCGGCCCCCGTACCCATCCATCTGGGGGACCCTAGAAAGTGGGGCATCCATCTCCCTCTGCTTCCCCCCTTTCcagttccttttcctcttctccgAGGGCTTGAGGGTTTGAGAGAGTAGCCGGGAGGGCCCAGGGCCCCAGCCTGTGGTGCAAAGACCTCAGAGTGACCCGGGTCCCAACACCAGCCCCTCGGGGGAAGTGACCACTGTCGCAGTTTCTGCCTCGGAGGTCAAAGAGCATCCCTCTCTGAGCCATCTCTGGGTGGCCTCTGGTCTCCAGGCCCACCCAGGTGGTCTCGGCCCTGGGTGGCAGGCGCCCTCATGAGATCCGTCTGGTGGGGGCTCCCCTGCGCCTGGCCTCTCAGACCCCCTTCCCTCAACCCTCCTCTCTGTAGTGCCGCTCTTGGGGCATCTGGTCGCCCATGAGAAGGCAGCCCGTGGCAGTCAATAAAGAGCAGGTGACGCAAGCAACTTGCGGTGTGGTGGCTGTGCTGTCTGTTGGGGTGTTGGGGAGCAATGGAGAAGGCGAGGGGGGACGTGTCGTTGGGTTGGGAGGcgaggggaggggggtgggtcCACCTGTCCCTGTTCAACCCTGGTCTGAGTGACCAGGTAGGTCATCCCCAGCTCCCAGACCAGTGCCCACCTCGACCTCTGCTGTGTAGGAAGGCAGGGTCTCCTCCCAGGGTTGGAAGGAGGCGGGGCAGGGGACATGGGAGGGAGAGCATCTGAGCTCCCCTCTCTAACCTGCATGCAAACTGGGTTGCCAAGTGGGGCCTCATCATCCTGTCCAGGCTCCCTTGGGGTTTCGCTCCCTAAGGGAAGAGGGCAGGTGGTCAGAAGTGTCCGTTCTCCTAGGCACCACACCCTGGGCATCTGTGTGGGAGGTGTGCCCTTCgctctgccactcccttcctGGAGCAGTCACGGGGCCCTCGGGGGGCTTCTGGTGACCAGGGCTGAGTGTCCCTCACCCAAAGAGGTGGCTTTCTCCCTGTCTGCCCAGACTCCCCTGAGACAGGAGGAGACTAGGAGGCAAGCAGCCTCCACTGGAGCCGGCAGGGGACTCAGCCAGGGGCCCTGCCAGCAGCACGGTGACCATGGAGAGAGCAGTGGGGCTAGATGTGGCTTCTGGGAGCAGAAAGCAGGCAGACGCCCGGGTCGGAGGTGTCCCTGTCCTGGGGAGCAGAGGCTGGGGGCCCTGGGCAGCCTGATGGGGTTAGTGGGATGGTCCTTAGGGCAGTGTCCATGTTCTTCCTCCTGGAGAAATGGCACCAAGAGGGGAGGACACGTGGGAGAACTTCCAGA is part of the Bos indicus x Bos taurus breed Angus x Brahman F1 hybrid chromosome 1, Bos_hybrid_MaternalHap_v2.0, whole genome shotgun sequence genome and encodes:
- the CRYAA gene encoding alpha-crystallin A chain, with the protein product MDIAIQHPWFKRTLGPFYPSRLFDQFFGEGLFEYDLLPFLSSTISPYYRQSLFRTVLDSGISEVRSDRDKFVIFLDVKHFSPEDLTVKVQEDFVEIHGKHNERQDDHGYISREFHRRYRLPSNVDQSALSCSLSADGMLTFSGPKIPSGVDAGHSERAIPVSREEKPSSAPSS